A genomic region of Candidatus Edwardsbacteria bacterium RifOxyA12_full_54_48 contains the following coding sequences:
- a CDS encoding DNA repair protein RadA, with product MKNKLIPKTNFVCQSCGFESSKWLGKCPSCGGWNTLVEEIKRADLRPGKNKASRQSAPTLPQTLKEIEIRDDQRLMSGISEFDRVTGGGLVSGSLTLIGGDPGIGKSTLTLQLVDRLAASGQKVLYVSGEESPAQIKLRAQRLQVNSDNLLLLSETILENVLETVHKLKPDILVMDSIQTIYRTDLESAPGSVGQVRECGAELMRLAKTDNLATILIGHVTKEGVIAGPRTLEHMVDTVLYLEGERHHAYRILRSVKNRFGSTNEIGVFEMQESGMVEVANPSQVFLSERTREIPGSTVVCSLEGTRPLLVEIQALVAPASYGNPQRVPTGFNHRRLSMLLAVLERRAGLNLGMHDVFVNIAGGLKLDEPAIDLGIAAAVASAFKNQNADPDTAVVGEIGLGGEIRSVGQLDKRINEAQKLGFKRMIIPAHNIKDRYSDKIKLVEVRYLSDALQSLIF from the coding sequence ATGAAAAACAAACTGATCCCCAAAACCAACTTCGTCTGCCAGTCCTGCGGGTTCGAAAGCTCCAAGTGGCTGGGCAAATGCCCGTCCTGCGGAGGCTGGAACACCTTGGTGGAGGAGATCAAGCGGGCCGACCTCCGGCCGGGCAAGAACAAGGCCTCCCGCCAATCCGCCCCCACCCTGCCCCAGACCCTCAAGGAGATCGAGATCCGGGACGACCAGCGTTTGATGTCCGGCATCTCCGAGTTCGACCGGGTCACCGGCGGCGGCCTGGTATCGGGCTCGCTCACCCTGATCGGCGGCGACCCGGGGATCGGCAAATCCACCCTCACCCTGCAGTTGGTCGACCGGCTGGCCGCCTCCGGCCAAAAGGTCCTTTACGTTTCCGGCGAGGAATCGCCGGCCCAGATCAAACTGAGAGCCCAGCGTTTGCAGGTCAACTCGGATAACCTATTATTGCTGTCCGAGACCATATTGGAGAACGTCCTGGAGACGGTGCACAAATTAAAGCCCGACATCCTGGTGATGGATTCCATCCAGACCATCTATCGCACCGATCTGGAATCCGCCCCCGGTTCGGTGGGACAGGTGCGGGAATGCGGGGCCGAGCTGATGCGGCTGGCCAAGACCGACAACCTGGCCACCATACTGATCGGACACGTCACCAAGGAGGGCGTCATCGCCGGGCCCCGGACCCTGGAGCATATGGTGGACACCGTGCTGTATCTGGAGGGGGAGCGGCACCACGCCTATAGGATTTTGCGATCGGTCAAGAACCGCTTCGGCTCCACCAACGAGATCGGCGTCTTCGAGATGCAGGAGTCCGGCATGGTCGAGGTGGCCAATCCCTCCCAGGTGTTCCTGTCGGAACGGACCAGAGAGATACCGGGCTCCACCGTGGTCTGTTCGCTGGAGGGCACCCGTCCCCTGCTGGTGGAGATCCAGGCCCTGGTGGCCCCGGCCTCATACGGCAACCCCCAGCGGGTGCCCACCGGATTCAACCATCGCCGCCTTTCGATGCTGCTGGCGGTGCTGGAACGCCGGGCCGGTTTGAATCTGGGAATGCACGATGTCTTCGTCAACATCGCCGGGGGATTAAAGCTGGATGAACCGGCCATAGACCTGGGCATCGCCGCGGCGGTGGCCTCGGCCTTCAAGAACCAGAATGCCGACCCGGACACCGCGGTGGTGGGCGAGATCGGCCTGGGCGGGGAGATCCGCAGCGTGGGACAGCTGGACAAACGGATAAACGAAGCCCAAAAGCTGGGTTTTAAAAGGATGATCATCCCGGCTCATAATATCAAGGACCGATATTCGGACAAGATCAAGCTGGTTGAGGTCCGCTACCTGTCCGATGCCCTCCAGTCTTTGATATTTTAA
- a CDS encoding 2-C-methyl-D-erythritol 4-phosphate cytidylyltransferase: MFVSCIIVAAGSGLRLGAKIPKAFVKINGKPMLEYSLEAYQDCKHIKEIILVKPPSHQFKGLKYFDRFSKLAAIVSGGKERLDSVRAGLNSVSPQADMVMIHDAARPLIRPEQIHSVISAVKKHGAAILASPVTDTIKSADKHIIKRTVDRAGLWKAQTPQGFRKEILERSHFDQRIRSVTDDSQLVEMIKGKVFIVPGDDSNIKITTPIDLEIASCLLKKKRSA; the protein is encoded by the coding sequence ATGTTCGTTTCCTGCATCATAGTGGCCGCCGGCAGCGGTCTCAGACTGGGAGCCAAGATCCCCAAGGCTTTCGTCAAGATCAATGGCAAACCAATGCTGGAATATTCACTTGAAGCATATCAGGATTGCAAGCATATAAAGGAGATCATCCTGGTCAAGCCTCCCTCCCATCAGTTCAAGGGCCTGAAATATTTCGACCGGTTCTCCAAGCTGGCCGCCATAGTCTCCGGAGGCAAAGAAAGGCTGGACTCGGTCAGGGCCGGGCTCAATTCCGTCTCTCCCCAAGCCGATATGGTGATGATCCACGATGCCGCCAGACCACTCATCAGGCCAGAACAGATACATTCGGTGATATCGGCCGTAAAAAAGCACGGCGCGGCCATACTGGCCTCGCCGGTGACCGACACCATCAAGAGTGCCGACAAGCATATCATCAAAAGAACAGTCGATCGTGCCGGATTATGGAAAGCTCAAACCCCGCAGGGGTTCAGAAAAGAGATCCTGGAAAGGTCGCATTTTGATCAGAGGATAAGATCCGTGACCGACGACAGCCAGTTGGTGGAGATGATAAAAGGAAAAGTTTTCATCGTCCCCGGAGACGATAGCAACATTAAAATAACCACCCCCATAGACCTGGAGATAGCTTCATGCCTGTTAAAAAAGAAAAGATCCGCGTAG
- a CDS encoding 2-C-methyl-D-erythritol 2,4-cyclodiphosphate synthase: MRVGFGYDIHRLAKGRRLILGGETIPFHLGLLGHSDADVLCHAIADSLLGAVAAGDIGMHFPNTDPGFKNISSLLLLKRTAAIIKKAGYRVANIDAMLIAQAPKLAPYIEDMRKNIALALGIDGTKVSVKATTNEGLGDIGRGKGICAFANALVERIK; this comes from the coding sequence ATCCGCGTAGGCTTCGGCTACGACATCCACCGCCTGGCAAAGGGCCGCCGCCTGATCCTGGGCGGGGAGACTATCCCCTTCCATCTGGGACTGCTGGGCCACTCCGACGCCGACGTGCTGTGCCACGCCATTGCCGACAGCCTGCTGGGAGCGGTGGCCGCCGGAGATATCGGAATGCATTTCCCCAACACCGATCCCGGGTTCAAAAACATCTCCAGCCTGCTGCTGCTGAAGAGAACGGCGGCCATAATCAAAAAAGCCGGCTACCGGGTGGCCAATATCGACGCCATGTTGATCGCCCAGGCCCCCAAGCTGGCGCCGTACATCGAGGACATGAGAAAAAATATCGCCCTGGCCCTGGGGATCGATGGAACGAAAGTATCGGTAAAAGCCACCACCAATGAAGGGCTGGGGGACATCGGAAGAGGCAAGGGCATCTGCGCTTTTGCCAATGCGCTGGTAGAGAGGATAAAATGA
- a CDS encoding DNA-binding protein HU (histone-like DNA-binding protein), which produces MNKAELIEAVAKVTCTKAEAGNAVNAVIDNIAKALKKGDSVTLVGFGTFSVKKRKARIGRNPQTGKEIKIAAKKVPAFKPGKELKDTVR; this is translated from the coding sequence GTGAACAAAGCCGAATTGATCGAAGCAGTGGCCAAGGTTACCTGCACCAAGGCAGAGGCTGGCAACGCGGTTAACGCCGTGATCGACAACATTGCCAAAGCTTTGAAGAAGGGCGACTCCGTTACCCTGGTTGGTTTCGGTACCTTCAGCGTCAAGAAGAGAAAAGCCAGAATCGGAAGGAATCCGCAGACTGGCAAGGAAATCAAGATCGCCGCCAAGAAGGTCCCCGCCTTCAAGCCTGGCAAAGAGCTGAAAGACACCGTAAGGTAA
- a CDS encoding primosomal protein N' — protein sequence MKYADVALSIPQGRCFTYLIPGHLTVDGAGIRVRVPLGKREAIGYVVHLKETCDFPVKPILEVIDIKPVISRELLELTEWVSKYYRCGWGEAIRAALPPGMDAKQLRMVWLNGNYSGQIPAEPMLDHIIEKGSVSHQYLLKKFAPSAEKGIEEYCRMGLLFSEPVWQKARIAVRKERWLSGRSPADKTSLKLSKGQAELLDLVEQKGAVPPSAIKSKRPAALRLVALGLAGWEWREKFRGQEEQGWAEEDAEVTLNAEQQQVLDSVSRDINSRMFSVNLISGVTSSGKTEIYLKTAERALAQGRQVLILVPEIGMTSQMLHRVRSRLGQVAVWHSEMGSGERYDAWRAVRRGDFRVVVGTRSAVFTPFDDLGLIVVDEEHDACYKQSDLAPLYHARDLAIIRARKSGAVVLMGSATPSVESYYKARMGKFKLFRLEKRVGSADLPMVEVVDLKKLPREDRLISPLLGREIGACLQAGRQAMILLNRRGFAPYLQCGKCGSLITCPNCSVSLTYHRSGESVLCHYCGYQARLPEACPACGSLMLEHRGYAIQRLEAELKNVFPKGRISRMDADTTGRKGEHHRILQDFLSGGSQILLGTQMISKGHHFPNVSLVGIINLDDILGLPDFRAAERAFQLMVQMAGRAGRGRHPGKVVIQTRMPDNPVVKWCRENDYYSFAEHELAGREECGYPPHRHLALLTFTSGSQADLEDFADSVAEKIKSGAGRAEVLGPAPAPLAKIKGRFRWQLMLKAGSPSEIKKALEGIASGRNEKIRLSVDIDPVNML from the coding sequence TTGAAATACGCTGATGTGGCGCTGTCCATCCCCCAGGGCCGCTGTTTTACCTACCTGATCCCCGGTCACCTGACGGTGGATGGCGCGGGGATCAGGGTGCGGGTTCCCCTGGGCAAAAGGGAGGCCATCGGATATGTGGTGCATCTGAAAGAAACCTGCGATTTTCCGGTCAAGCCCATTCTGGAGGTGATAGATATTAAGCCAGTCATCAGCCGCGAGCTGTTGGAGCTGACCGAGTGGGTCTCCAAATATTACCGCTGTGGCTGGGGGGAGGCCATCCGGGCGGCGCTGCCACCGGGGATGGATGCCAAACAGCTGAGGATGGTGTGGCTCAACGGAAATTATTCCGGCCAGATCCCGGCCGAACCTATGCTGGATCATATAATCGAGAAGGGCTCGGTGTCGCACCAGTATCTTTTAAAGAAGTTCGCCCCCTCCGCCGAAAAGGGCATCGAGGAATACTGCCGGATGGGGCTGCTGTTTTCCGAGCCGGTGTGGCAGAAAGCCAGGATCGCGGTCAGAAAGGAACGCTGGCTGTCTGGCCGCAGTCCGGCCGATAAAACAAGCTTGAAGCTCTCCAAAGGACAGGCCGAACTATTGGATCTTGTTGAGCAGAAGGGGGCAGTGCCTCCGTCAGCGATCAAAAGCAAAAGGCCTGCGGCCCTCAGGCTGGTGGCCCTGGGCCTGGCTGGCTGGGAGTGGCGGGAGAAATTCAGGGGCCAGGAGGAGCAGGGCTGGGCCGAGGAGGATGCCGAGGTCACCTTGAATGCCGAACAACAGCAAGTGTTGGATTCGGTATCAAGGGACATCAATTCCCGAATGTTTTCGGTGAACCTGATATCCGGGGTCACCTCCAGCGGCAAGACCGAGATCTACCTGAAGACCGCCGAACGGGCCCTGGCCCAGGGCCGCCAGGTGCTGATACTGGTGCCGGAGATAGGGATGACCTCGCAGATGCTGCACCGGGTAAGGTCCCGGCTGGGCCAGGTGGCGGTCTGGCACAGCGAAATGGGAAGCGGGGAACGCTATGATGCCTGGAGAGCGGTGAGGCGCGGAGACTTCCGGGTGGTGGTGGGCACCAGGTCGGCCGTCTTCACCCCCTTTGATGATCTGGGTCTGATAGTCGTAGACGAGGAGCACGACGCCTGCTACAAGCAATCCGACCTGGCTCCCCTGTACCATGCCAGGGATCTGGCCATCATTCGGGCCCGGAAGAGCGGCGCCGTGGTGCTGATGGGATCGGCCACCCCTTCAGTGGAGAGTTACTATAAAGCAAGGATGGGCAAGTTCAAGCTGTTCCGGCTGGAAAAACGGGTCGGGTCAGCCGATCTGCCGATGGTGGAGGTGGTGGATCTTAAAAAACTGCCCAGGGAGGACCGCCTGATCTCGCCGCTGCTGGGCCGGGAGATCGGGGCCTGCCTGCAGGCCGGGCGCCAGGCCATGATCCTTCTTAACCGCCGGGGGTTCGCGCCTTATCTTCAGTGCGGGAAATGCGGCAGCCTGATAACCTGTCCCAATTGCAGCGTCAGCCTCACCTATCACCGTAGCGGGGAATCGGTGCTGTGTCATTATTGCGGATACCAGGCCAGACTGCCGGAAGCCTGCCCGGCCTGCGGCAGCCTGATGCTGGAGCACCGGGGCTATGCCATTCAGCGGCTGGAGGCGGAGTTGAAGAACGTTTTTCCGAAGGGAAGGATCAGCCGGATGGACGCCGACACCACCGGGCGCAAGGGGGAGCATCACCGGATACTGCAGGATTTCCTGTCAGGCGGTTCGCAGATACTGCTGGGCACCCAGATGATTTCCAAAGGGCATCACTTTCCCAACGTTTCGCTGGTGGGGATAATAAACCTGGACGACATTTTGGGACTGCCCGATTTCCGGGCGGCCGAACGGGCCTTCCAACTGATGGTGCAGATGGCGGGCCGGGCCGGGAGGGGGCGGCATCCGGGAAAGGTGGTCATCCAGACCAGAATGCCCGATAACCCGGTGGTCAAATGGTGCCGGGAGAACGATTATTATTCCTTTGCCGAGCATGAACTGGCGGGCCGGGAGGAGTGCGGCTATCCGCCGCACCGGCACCTGGCCCTGCTGACCTTCACCTCTGGCAGCCAGGCTGACCTGGAGGACTTCGCCGATAGTGTCGCTGAAAAAATAAAATCCGGCGCCGGCCGGGCCGAGGTCCTGGGTCCCGCCCCGGCTCCGCTGGCCAAGATCAAGGGTCGGTTCCGCTGGCAGCTGATGTTAAAGGCCGGTTCGCCTTCGGAGATCAAAAAAGCTTTGGAGGGGATCGCCTCGGGCCGGAACGAAAAAATAAGATTATCCGTAGACATCGACCCGGTGAACATGCTGTAA
- a CDS encoding 23S rRNA (uracil-5-)-methyltransferase RumA, with product MLRAGQVLNISLENLAYGGDAVGHHQGQAVFVPYGVPGDELKVKIIEPHKTYSRGEVHEIIKPSDHRVKPACRHFGICGSCQWQMMDYQYQLEQKTNITREIFKRLGKIEIDEIAVLPPAGEWHYRNKAQYPVQASKNGNGMGYYRLKSHDLVDIQECPLLEEPITQAFRKVKEVINKSGLKGSTPAGHSGNLRHLILRYSKSEEALSLVLVTRYEPDLHKIAQRILAEVPNIKSVWQNVNPARGNVILGKKWTHLGGVEYLSERIGHITCRLSPGSFLQSNLRTSEMAYQNIKESLQLSPGDEVADLYSGMGSIALQLAGQAKRVTAIEEFAPAVDDARVNAALNNIGNCEFLCGRAEDQLIKLKSADALVLDPPRQGAAPGVIEAIAGLNPARIAYLSCNPSTLARDAALLVGRGYKLQKLFLADMFPQTYHIENLAILTR from the coding sequence ATGCTGAGGGCCGGGCAGGTCCTGAATATCTCTCTGGAGAATCTGGCCTACGGCGGCGATGCGGTGGGGCATCATCAGGGCCAGGCGGTCTTCGTGCCCTACGGCGTTCCGGGCGACGAACTCAAGGTAAAAATAATCGAGCCGCACAAGACCTACAGCCGGGGGGAGGTCCATGAGATAATAAAGCCGTCGGACCACCGGGTAAAGCCGGCCTGCAGGCATTTCGGGATCTGCGGCAGCTGCCAGTGGCAGATGATGGACTACCAATACCAGCTGGAGCAGAAGACGAACATAACCCGGGAGATATTCAAAAGGCTGGGGAAGATCGAGATCGATGAGATAGCCGTTTTGCCGCCGGCCGGAGAGTGGCATTACCGCAATAAAGCCCAGTACCCTGTCCAGGCTTCAAAAAATGGCAATGGGATGGGATATTACCGGCTAAAAAGCCACGATCTGGTCGACATCCAGGAGTGTCCCCTGCTGGAGGAACCGATAACCCAGGCCTTCCGAAAAGTGAAGGAGGTCATCAACAAAAGCGGGCTAAAGGGCAGCACTCCGGCCGGGCACAGTGGAAACCTGCGCCATCTGATCTTGCGGTACAGCAAAAGCGAAGAGGCCCTGTCCCTGGTCCTGGTCACCAGATATGAGCCGGACCTCCACAAGATAGCCCAGAGGATCCTGGCGGAAGTTCCAAATATAAAATCCGTCTGGCAGAATGTGAATCCCGCCCGGGGCAACGTCATCCTGGGCAAAAAATGGACCCACCTGGGCGGGGTGGAATATCTGTCGGAACGGATCGGCCATATAACCTGTCGCCTGTCGCCCGGCTCTTTCCTGCAGTCAAATCTTCGGACCAGCGAGATGGCTTATCAAAACATAAAGGAAAGTCTGCAGCTGTCTCCCGGCGATGAGGTGGCCGACCTGTATTCCGGCATGGGGTCCATCGCCCTGCAGCTGGCCGGGCAGGCCAAAAGGGTGACGGCCATTGAGGAGTTCGCTCCGGCGGTGGATGATGCCAGAGTCAACGCCGCGCTTAACAACATCGGCAACTGTGAGTTCCTTTGCGGCCGGGCGGAGGACCAGCTGATCAAACTGAAATCCGCTGACGCTCTGGTGCTGGACCCGCCGCGGCAGGGGGCCGCCCCCGGGGTCATCGAAGCCATCGCCGGTCTGAACCCCGCCCGGATCGCCTATCTGTCTTGCAACCCCTCGACCCTGGCCAGGGATGCGGCCTTGCTGGTCGGCCGGGGATATAAACTGCAGAAACTTTTTCTGGCGGACATGTTCCCTCAGACCTATCACATAGAGAATCTGGCAATTTTAACCAGGTGA
- a CDS encoding ribosomal-protein-alanine N-acetyltransferase, which translates to MNQRILKMRPEHLPEILDIEKRSFPDPWSENMFREETKDDGRRIFLVLEIDGKISGYAVGWVVLDEFHLGNIALAAEKRRWGCGRRLLQEILQQAYRLGCRMASLEVRSSNEAAIELYKTFGFRPVAIRKKYYHNEDALVMMSDIVPVNSC; encoded by the coding sequence ATGAACCAAAGAATCCTTAAAATGCGGCCGGAGCATCTGCCGGAGATACTGGATATCGAAAAGCGCTCATTTCCCGACCCCTGGTCGGAGAATATGTTCCGGGAGGAGACGAAGGATGACGGCCGCCGGATATTTCTGGTGTTGGAAATCGACGGGAAGATTTCCGGATATGCCGTCGGCTGGGTGGTGCTGGACGAGTTCCATCTGGGGAACATCGCCTTGGCTGCCGAAAAAAGAAGGTGGGGATGCGGCCGGCGCCTGCTTCAGGAGATCCTGCAACAGGCATATCGGCTGGGCTGCCGGATGGCCAGCCTGGAGGTCAGAAGTTCCAACGAAGCCGCCATCGAATTGTACAAAACTTTCGGATTCAGGCCGGTCGCCATCCGGAAAAAATATTATCACAACGAGGATGCATTGGTTATGATGTCCGATATTGTTCCGGTGAATTCATGCTGA
- a CDS encoding tRNA (adenosine(37)-N6)-threonylcarbamoyltransferase complex dimerization subunit type 1 TsaB — MYLCLDTSGIYLNIALCRQGKVLAGLSREAGTGHSEILAAELGALLKRHDIKLSDIGLLAAATGPGSFTGLRVGIAFIKGLAAGLKLPALSLNTLDAMAGSQESKEGYVSPMIDAKKKEIYTALYKMKDGQPVRESDYLSIGPEKWLAMLPEDALLFGSGELSYRDLFRTSAKKFRQDEDFLASGRVLSGLAGLAHRLYQEDQAVDPQQLDAFYVRPADAELKK; from the coding sequence ATGTATTTATGCCTGGATACCAGCGGGATCTATCTTAATATCGCCCTCTGCCGCCAGGGGAAGGTGCTGGCGGGCCTTTCCCGGGAGGCCGGCACCGGGCATTCCGAAATTCTGGCGGCTGAACTGGGGGCACTGCTTAAACGCCATGATATCAAGTTGTCGGATATCGGATTGCTGGCGGCGGCCACCGGGCCCGGATCTTTCACCGGATTGCGGGTGGGCATAGCTTTTATAAAGGGCCTGGCCGCCGGGCTTAAACTTCCAGCCCTTTCCCTGAACACCCTGGATGCGATGGCCGGCTCGCAGGAATCAAAAGAAGGGTATGTGTCGCCCATGATCGATGCCAAGAAAAAGGAGATCTACACCGCCTTATATAAAATGAAAGATGGTCAGCCGGTCAGGGAAAGCGATTATCTGTCTATCGGGCCGGAGAAGTGGCTGGCAATGCTGCCGGAGGATGCCCTGCTGTTCGGTAGCGGAGAGTTGAGCTACCGGGATCTGTTCCGGACCTCCGCCAAAAAGTTCCGCCAGGACGAGGATTTTCTCGCGTCGGGCCGGGTGCTGTCCGGCCTGGCGGGATTGGCCCACCGGTTGTACCAAGAGGATCAGGCAGTGGATCCCCAACAATTGGACGCTTTCTATGTCCGACCGGCTGACGCTGAGCTGAAGAAATGA
- a CDS encoding tRNA (adenosine(37)-N6)-threonylcarbamoyltransferase complex ATPase subunit type 1 TsaE, with amino-acid sequence MMTNKLITHSAVETKNFGQKLSVHLKPGQVICLYGNLGSGKTCLAQGICRGWGVQEPVVSPSFTLLNEYTAKHPIYHFDLYRLKSPSELLNIGYEEYLYGEGLVLIEWPENAGGELPQDRLDVYITIRSPDEREFKMIPIGGFPMDWDIL; translated from the coding sequence ATGATGACTAATAAACTAATTACTCATTCTGCGGTGGAAACCAAAAACTTTGGCCAGAAGCTTTCGGTCCATTTAAAACCCGGCCAAGTGATTTGTCTTTATGGCAACCTGGGCTCGGGCAAGACCTGCCTGGCCCAGGGCATCTGCCGGGGCTGGGGGGTGCAGGAGCCGGTGGTCAGCCCCAGCTTCACCCTGCTAAATGAATACACCGCCAAGCATCCCATCTATCATTTCGATCTGTACCGATTGAAATCGCCATCTGAGCTGCTGAACATCGGGTATGAAGAATATCTTTACGGCGAGGGTCTGGTGCTGATAGAATGGCCGGAGAACGCAGGGGGTGAGCTTCCCCAGGACAGATTGGATGTTTACATCACCATCAGATCACCGGATGAAAGGGAATTTAAAATGATCCCGATAGGCGGGTTTCCAATGGATTGGGATATTTTATGA
- a CDS encoding phosphoribosylamine--glycine ligase, with translation MKILIIGSGGREHALAWKLSQSPKIKKIYCAPGNPGMAQIAECVDISADKLEALRNFALKQRVDITVIGPDDCLAAGVVDVFQKAGLKTFGPTQKAARIESSKSYAKRLMAQAGIPTAKYAEFDDHQKALEYLASQKYPLVIKADGLALGKGVFICHSSNEAVPAIKSMMLDGSFGKAGSKVIIEEFLQGQEVSIHAFCDGRSAKLFPTAQDHKAAYDGDQGPNTGGMGTYAPVPWVSAEMIGDIKTRIVDPILKALADDGNPFTGCLYPGLIYTQEGFKVLEFNARFGDPETQSYMRLLETDLLEIIKACIDGRLSELDIKWSNDSACCIVAASGGYPGSYQKGFEVSGLDQAGEEDTVVLFQAGTKRGNGNIVTSGGRVLGLTAVAKTLKESLDKGYSALSKIHFKDMHFRKDIGRKGLQ, from the coding sequence ATGAAAATTTTAATCATAGGCTCCGGAGGGCGGGAGCATGCCTTGGCCTGGAAGCTGTCGCAAAGCCCCAAAATAAAGAAAATATACTGTGCACCGGGCAATCCCGGCATGGCCCAGATCGCCGAATGCGTGGACATTTCTGCCGACAAACTGGAAGCCTTGAGGAATTTTGCCCTGAAACAGAGGGTGGATATCACCGTGATCGGCCCGGACGATTGCCTGGCCGCCGGGGTGGTGGACGTCTTCCAAAAGGCCGGGCTGAAAACATTCGGGCCGACCCAAAAGGCCGCCCGGATAGAATCCTCCAAAAGCTATGCCAAGCGGCTGATGGCCCAGGCCGGCATTCCCACGGCGAAATATGCCGAGTTCGACGATCATCAGAAAGCACTGGAATATCTTGCTTCGCAGAAATACCCTTTGGTGATAAAGGCCGACGGACTGGCCCTGGGCAAGGGGGTGTTCATCTGCCATTCCTCCAACGAGGCCGTACCGGCGATCAAATCCATGATGCTGGACGGTAGTTTCGGCAAAGCCGGCAGCAAAGTGATCATCGAGGAATTTTTGCAGGGGCAGGAGGTCTCCATCCATGCCTTCTGCGACGGGCGTTCCGCCAAATTGTTCCCCACCGCCCAGGACCACAAGGCGGCCTATGACGGCGACCAGGGGCCGAACACCGGCGGGATGGGGACCTATGCCCCGGTGCCGTGGGTCAGCGCAGAGATGATAGGCGATATCAAAACCCGCATAGTCGATCCCATCCTCAAGGCCCTGGCCGACGACGGCAACCCCTTCACCGGCTGTCTGTATCCGGGGCTGATATATACCCAAGAGGGTTTCAAGGTCCTGGAATTCAACGCCCGGTTCGGAGATCCCGAGACCCAGAGCTATATGCGGCTGCTGGAGACGGATCTGCTGGAGATAATAAAAGCCTGCATCGACGGGCGGCTGTCCGAATTGGATATCAAATGGAGCAATGATTCCGCCTGCTGCATCGTGGCCGCCTCGGGCGGGTATCCCGGCAGTTATCAAAAAGGGTTTGAAGTCAGCGGCCTCGACCAGGCCGGGGAGGAAGATACTGTGGTGCTTTTCCAGGCCGGGACCAAAAGGGGGAACGGGAACATAGTGACCTCCGGCGGCCGGGTGCTGGGCCTGACCGCCGTGGCGAAAACCCTGAAAGAATCTCTAGACAAAGGATACAGCGCATTGTCGAAAATACATTTCAAGGATATGCATTTCCGCAAGGATATCGGTCGAAAGGGCCTGCAATGA
- a CDS encoding transposase, with protein sequence MPYTKVMIHLIWSTKNRQPIITPQLRVLLLQHIKENSRQKGIFINAINCVKDHIHILVSLGTEQTIAKTVMLIKGESSFWVNKQGLLKHKFEWQDEYIALSVSQSGEEKVRMYIANQVEHYRKALFSEEYEAFIKAHSFEIK encoded by the coding sequence ATGCCCTACACCAAAGTGATGATACACTTGATCTGGTCCACCAAGAACCGGCAGCCGATCATTACGCCACAGTTAAGGGTCCTGTTGCTTCAGCACATCAAGGAAAACAGCAGACAAAAGGGCATTTTCATAAACGCCATAAACTGCGTAAAGGACCATATTCATATTCTGGTTTCGCTCGGCACGGAGCAGACCATTGCTAAAACGGTAATGCTGATAAAAGGCGAATCGTCGTTTTGGGTAAACAAACAAGGTCTGTTGAAACATAAATTTGAATGGCAGGATGAGTATATCGCCCTGTCGGTCAGCCAATCGGGGGAGGAAAAGGTACGAATGTATATTGCAAACCAGGTAGAGCATTATAGAAAAGCGTTGTTTTCAGAAGAATATGAGGCGTTTATAAAGGCGCATAGTTTTGAGATAAAATGA